CGAGGTGCAGCTCGCCCATACCACCGATGATGGTCTGGCCGGTCTCCTCGTCCGAGTGGACCTGGAAGGAGGGGTCCTCCTCCGCGAGACGCTGGATGGCGACACCCAGCTTCTCCTGGTCACCCTTGGACTTGGGCTCGATGGCGACCTGGATGACCGGCGCCGGGAAGTCCATGGACTCCAGGATCACCGGCTGCTTGTCGTCGGACAGCGTCTCACCGGTGGTGGTCTGCTTCAGGCCCATGACGGCGACGATGTCGCCGGCGCCCACCGACTCGATCTCCTCACGCTTGTTCGCGTGCATGCGGTAGATCTTGCCGATGCGCTCCTTCTTGCCCTTGACGGAGTTCAGCACCGCGGTGCCGGACTCCAGGCGACCGGAGTAGATCCGGACGAAGGTGAGCTTGCCGAGGTGCGGGTCGCTCATGATCTTGAACGCCAGCGCGGACAGCGGCTCCTCGTCGGACGGCTTGCGCTTGACGACGACCTCGGGGTCCTTGACGTCGTGGCCCTCGATGGCCTCGACGTCGAGCGGGGTCGGCAGGTAGCGCACGACCGCGTCGAGCAGGGGCTGGACGCCCTTGTTCTTGAACGCGGTGCCACAGAACACCGGGGTGACCGTGGTGTCCTTGGACTTGCCGGACGCGATGGTGATGCGACGGATCGCGGCGTACAGCTGCTCCACGGTGGGCTCCTCGCCCTCCAGGTACAGCTCCATGATCTCTTCGTCGTTCTCCGCGACGGCCTCGATGAGCTTGCCGCGGTACTCCTCGGCAGCCTCGGTGTGCGTGGCCGGGATGTCGACGGTGTCGTACATCTCGCCCTTGGCCGCCTCGGCGGACCAGACGAGCGCCTTCATGGTGACGAGGTCGACGACACCCTTGAAGTCGGCCTCGGCGCCGATCGGCAGCTGCATGACCAGCGGCTGGGCGCCCAGACGGTCCGAGATCATGTCCACGCAGCGGTGGAACTCGGCGCCGGTACGGTCCAGCTTGTTGACGAAGCAGATGCGGGGCACGCCGTAACGGTCGGCCTGGCGCCACACCGTCTCGGACTGCGGCTCCACGCCGGCAACGCCGTCGAACACGGTCACGGCACCGTCGAGAACGCGGAGCGAACGCTCCACCTCGACGGTGAAGTCCACGTGACCCGGGGTGTCGATGATGTTGATGGTGTGGTCGACACCCTCAAGCGGCCAGTGACAGGTGGTGGCAGCAGAGGTGATCGTGATGCCACGCTCCTGCTCCTGCTCCATCCAGTCCATGGTGGCGGCGCCGTCGTGGACCTCACCGATCTTGTACGAAACGCCGGTGTAGAACAGGATCCGCTCGGTGGTGGTCGTCTTGCCCGCGTCGATGTGGGCCATGATCCCGATGTTGCGGACCCTGGCCAGGTCAAGCGAAGTGGTAGCCATAAGGCTTCAGTCTTCTCTCGGTCTCGATGGGGTCTGCGACTACCAGCGGTAGTGCGCGAAGGCCTTGTTGGACTCGGCCATCTTGTGCGTGTCCTCGCGCTTCTTGACGGCCGCACCGAGGCCGTTCGAAGCGTCGAGAAGCTCGTTGAGCAGACGCTCGGTCATGGTCTTCTCGCGACGGGCGCGGGAGTAACCGACCAGCCAGCGCAGCGCCAGGGTGTTGGCGCGGCCGGGCTTGACCTCGACCGGCACCTGGTAGGTGGCGCCACCGACACGGCGGGACTTGACCTCGAGGGTCGGCTTGATGTTCTCGAGAGCGCGCTTGAGCGTGATGACCGGGTCGTTGCCGGTCTTGTCGCGCAGGCCCTCCATGGCGCCGTAAACGATCCGCTCGGCAGTCGAGCGCTTGCCGTTCAGCAGCACCTTGTTGATCAGGGAGGTCACCAGAGGAGAACCGTAGACCGGGTCGATGATGACCGGGCGCTTCGGGGCGGGGCCCTTACGAGGCATTCTTACTTCTCCTTCTTGGCGCCGTAGCGGCTGCGGGCCTGCTTGCGGTTCTTGACACCCTGGGTGTCGAGCGAGCCGCGGATGATCTTGTAGCGAACACCCGGCAGGTCCTTCACACGGCCGCCGCGCACGAGCACGATGGAGTGCTCCTGCAGGTTGTGTCCCTCACCCGGAATGTAAGCGGTGACCTCGATCCCGCTGGTCAGACGCACACGCGCGACCTTACGCAGGGCCGAGTTCGGCTTCTTCGGGGTGGTCGTGAACACACGCGTGCAGACGCCACGACGCTGAGGGGAACCCTCGAGTGCGGGCGTCTTGTTCTTCTCGACCTTGTCCTGCCGGCCCTTACGGACCAGCTGCTGGATCGTAGGCACTACTTCTCCGGTTTCTGTGTGCCGATGGGTACAGCTAACCTGGAACGTCGCCGACCCACGCGGTCGGGTGTGTCGAATCCGGCGGACTCCCGCCGCAAGGCGAAAAGAGCACAGATTACGGTGGCCGCTTGCGGCTCCCCTAGTGCGGTTCAAGGCACGCACGAGAGCCAGGGCACACCCCAGGCACAAGGTCTGAGCGTACCTAGCTCATTCGCTGCGGTCAAAACAAATGGGGTCGGGCCGCATCGTTATGCGGCGTGTGTCAAGCCCCTACGCCGTGGACGATCTTCGATTTCACATTCCGCACACGTGGGAGCACAGCCCGGCACCCTCACCCGGAGGCGAGCCCCACCGCGACCATCAGGGTCAGCAGCACCGACCACGCGGCGATGGACAGCCAGCCGAACACCAGCCCGGTCAGCGCGAACCCGTCGCCGCTCTCCCCGGTCCTCTCCATCTCCGCGCGCGCCGCGTGTCCGAGGATCACCGCGGGAATCCCGGTGAACCCGAAGGTCGGCACGCACAGCAGCCCGCACACCGCGGCTCCGACCGCCTTCCCGTTGGCCCGCGGCCGCGGTGCGGGCAGGAACGTCCGCGGCACGGCGGTGTAGGGCGCCGGCTGCGGCACGGGCCCGAGCGGCAGATCGGCCACGAGCAGCGCCAGCTCCCCCACGGTCCGCGCCCCGTACGCCCGCTCCACCCGCTTGTCGAACTCCCCCTTCTCCAGCCGCCCCTCCCCGTACCCGGCCCGCAACACGTCGACGGCCCGCTCCCGGTCGGCGTGCGAGGCGAGCATGGCGGAGGCGCCGGGGTGCGGGGCGGGGTGCGAGGCGCCGGGGTGCTGGCCTGGACGGGAGACGGGCTGAGGAGCCGCGTACCCGGGCCAGGGGCGCGCGACAGGGGCGCCCGCGCCGGTCCAGGGCCCGGCGACCGGAGCGTCCGCCGGAGCCTCCCTGCCCGGCTCTGACGGCCACTGGTCCCTGTCCTGCCACGGTTGCCACGACGGTTGCGACACGGAGCACCCCCTGAGAGGTCGAATGCCTCCATGATGCTCCAACGCTCCGATATCGGGACAGGTTCCGCCCAGACCACCCCCGTCCACGCCGAAGGGCGGCCACCCCAAAGGATGACCGCCCTTCACCAAGCAACCCGCTTACTGGTTGTACGGACCGTAGTCGTAGTCCTCCAGCGGAACGGCCTGGCCGGAGCCCGTGCCGAACGGCGAGTAGTCGATGTCGTCGTAGCCGACGGCCGAGTACATCGCGGCCTTGGCCTCCTCGGTCGGCTCCACCCGGATGTTGCGGTAGCGGGACAGACCCGTACCGGCCGGGATGAGCTTACCGATGATGACGTTCTCCTTGAGGCCGATGAGGCTGTCGGACTTGGCGTTGATCGCCGCGTCCGTCAGGACTCGGGTCGTCTCCTGGAAGGAGGCGGCCGACAGCCAGGATTCCGTCGCCAGCGAGGCCTTGGTGATACCCATCAGCTGCGGACGACCGGAGGCCGGGTGACCGCCCTCCTGGACCACACGACGGTTCTCGGTCTCGAACTTCGAGCGCTCGACCAGCTCACCGGGCAGCAGCTCGGCGTCGCCGGACTCGATGATCGTCACGCGGCGCAGCATCTGCCGGATGATGATCTCGATGTGCTTGTCGTGGATCGACACACCCTGCGAGTTGTAGACCTTCTGGACCTCGCCGACCAGGTGGACCTGGACGGCACGCTGGCCCAGGATGCGCAGCACGTCGTGCGGGTTGGTGGCACCCACGGTGAGCTTCTGGCCCACCTCGACGTGCTCGCCCTCGCTGACCAGGAGTCGGGCGCGCTTCGAGATCGGGAACGCCGTCTCGTCGCTGCCGTCGTCCGGCGTGATGACGATCTTCTTGGTCTTCTCGGTCTCCTCGATCCGCACGCGGCCCTGGGCCTCGGAGATCGGGGCGACACCCTTCGGGGTACGGGCCTCGAAGAGCTCGACGACACGCGGCAGACCCTGGGTGATGTCGTCACCGGCCACACCACCGGTGTGGAAGGTACGCATCGTCAGCTGGGTACCGGGCTCACCGATGGACTGGGCGGCGATGATGCCGACCGCCTCACCGATGTCGACCAGCTTGCCGGTGGCCAGCGAGCGGCCGTAGCACATGGCGCAGGTGCCGACGGCGGACTCGCAGGTCAGGACCGAGCGGGTCTTGACCGTGGAGACACCGTGCCGGACCAGCTCGTCGATGAGCACGTCACCCAGGTCGGTACCGGCCGGGGCCAGCACCTTGCCGTCGACGACGATCTCCTCGGCGAGGCAGCGCGCGTACACGGACGTCTCGACGTCGTCCGCCTTGCGCAGCACGCCGTCCGCGCCGACCTCCGCGATGTTGAGCTTGAGGCCACGGTCGGTGCCGCAGTCCTCCTCGCGGATGATGACGTCCTGCGAGACGTCCACCAGACGACGGGTCAGGTAACCCGAGTCGGCGGTACGCAGGGCGGTGTCGGCCAGACCCTTACGGGCACCGTGCGTGGAGATGAAGTACTCCAGCACGGACAGGCCCTCACGGAAGGACGCCTTGATGGGACGCGGGATCGTCTCGTTCTTGGCGTTCGACACCAGACCACGCATACCGGCGATCTGCCGCATCTGCATCATGTTTCCTCGGGCACCCGAGTCAACCATCATGAAGATGGGGTTCGTCTTGGGGAAGTTCTCGTTCATCGCCTCGGCGACCTCGTTGGTCGCCTTGGTCCAGATCGCGATGAGCTCCTGAGTGCGCTCTTCCTTGGTGATCAGACCGCGCTCGTACTGCTTCTGGACCTTCTCGTCCTGCGCCTCGTAGCCCTTGACGATCTCCTTCTTCGCCTCGGGAACGACGACGTCGGAGATGGCCACGGTGACACCGGAACGGGTCGCCCAGTAGAAGCCGGCCGCCTTCAGGTTGTCGAGCGTCGCCGCCACGATGACCTTGGGGTAGCGCTCGGCCAGGTCGTTGACGATCTCGGAGAGCTGCTTCTTGCCCACCGAGTAGTCGACGAACGGGTAGTCCTCGGGCAGCAGCTCGTTGAAGAGCGCGCGGCCCAGGGTCGTGCGCAGCCGGAAGCTGTCGCCCGTCTGGTACTCCGGCTCGCCCTCCTCGGCCACCGGCGGCGTCCAGCCACGCGGCGGGATGGTGCCCACCGGGAAGCGGATGTCGATCGGCGACTGGAGCGCCAGCTCACCGGCGTCGAACGCCATGATCGCCTCGGCCGTGGAGCCGAACGCGCGGCCCTCGCCCTTGGTGTCACGCAGCTCGCCGTCGGTGGTGAGGAAGAACAGACCGAGGACCATGTCCTGGGTCGGCATCGTCACCGGACGGCCGTCGGCGGGCTTGAGGATGTTGTTCGAGGACAGCATCAGGATGCGGGCCTCGGCCTGCGCCTCCGCGGACAGCGGCAGGTGCACGGCCATCTGGTCGCCGTCGAAGTCCGCGTTGAACGCGGTGCAGACGAGCGGGTGGATCTGGATGGCCTTGCCCTCGACCAGCTGCGGCTCGAAGGCCTGGATGCCGAGTCGGTGCAGGGTGGGAGCACGGTTCAGCAGCACCGGGTGCTCGGCGATGACCTCTTCGAGAACGTCGTACACGACCGTGCGGCCGCGCTCCACCATGCGCTTGGCGCTCTTGATGTTCTGCGCGTGGTTGAGGTCCACGAGCCGCTTCATCACGAACGGCTTGAAGAGCTCCAGCGCCATCGCCTTCGGCAGACCGCACTGGTGCAGCTTGAGCTGCGGACCGACGACGATCACGGAACGCGCGGAGTAGTCCACACGCTTGCCGAGCAGGTTCTGACGGAATCGACCCTGCTTGCCCTTCAGCATGTCGCTGAGGGACTTCAGCGGGCGGTTACCGGGACCGGTGACCGGACGGCCACGACGGCCGTTGTCGAACAGCGCGTCCACGGCCTCCTGGAGCATGCGCTTCTCGTTGTTCACGATGATCTCGGGCGCACCGAGGTCGAGAAGGCGCTTCAGGCGGTTGTTCCGGTTGATCACACGGCGGTACAGGTCGTTCAGGTCGGAGGTCGCGAAGCGGCCACCGTCCAGCTGCACCATCGGGCGAAGGTCCGGCGGGATGACCGGCACGCAGTCGAGCACCATGCCCTTGGGGCTGTTGCTGGTCTGCAGGAACGCGGAGACGACCTTGAGGCGCTTGAGCGCACGGGTCTTCTTCTGGCCCTTGCCGGTACGGATGATCTCGCGGAGCTTCTCGGCCTCCTCGTCGAGGTCGAAGGACTCCAGGCGCTTCTGCAGCGCCGCGGCACCCATCGAACCGTCGAAGTAGGTGCCGAAGCGGTCCCGCAGCTCGCGGTAGAGCAGCTCGTCACCCTCGAGGTCCTGGACCTTGAGGTTCTTGAAGCGGGTCCACACCTCGTCGAGACGGTCGATCTCGCGCTGCGCACGGTCGCGCAGCTGCTTCATCTCACGCTCGGCACCCTCGCGCACCTTGCGGCGCACGTCGGCCTTGGCACCCTCGGCCTCCAGCTCGGCCAGGTCCGACTCGAGCTTCTTGGCGCGGGCCTCCAGGTCGGCGTCCCGGCGGTTCTCGACCTGCTGGCGCTCCACGGAGACGTGCGCCTCCAGGGAGGGCAGGTCGCGGGTACGGCGCTCCTCGTCGACGTACGTGATCATGTACGCGGCGAAGTAGATGACCTTCTCGAGGTCCTTCGGGGCGAGGTCGAGCAGGTAGCCCAGCCGCGACGGAACGCCCTTGAAGTACCAGATGTGGGTGACGGGAGCGGCCAGCTCGATGTGGCCCATCCGCTCACGGCGCACCTTGGCGCGAGTGACCTCGACGCCGCAGCGCTCACAGATGATGCCCTTGAAGCGGACGCGCTTGTACTTGCCGCAGTAGCACTCCCAGTCCCGGGTCGGACCGAAGATCTTCTCGCAGAAGAGTCCGTCCTTTTCGGGCTTGAGGGTGCGGTAGTTGATGGTCTCGGGCTTCTTGACCTCGCCGTGGCTCCACTGACGGATGTCGTCAGCGGTGGCCAGGCCGATCCGGAGCTCGTCGAAGAAGTTGACGTCGAGCACTATGCGTCAATCCCTCTCAGGGTTGTAAGTCACGGGGTCTGATACGGGGGTCCTGGGGCCGGCCGGAGGATCCTCACCAGGTCCTCCGGCCGGACTCCCGTCAGACCTCTTCGACGCTGCTCGGCTCGCGCCGGGACAGGTCGATGCCGAGTTCTTCCGCAGCGCGGAAGACGTCCTCGTCGGTGTCGCGCATCTCGATGGACATGCCGTCCGAGGACAGCACCTCCACGTTGAGGCACAGGGACTGCATCTCCTTGATGAGCACCTTGAAGGACTCGGGGATGCCGGGCTCGGGGATGTTCTCGCCCTTGACGATGGCCTCGTAGACCTTCACGCGGCCGGTCACGTCGTCGGACTTGATGGTCAGCAGCTCCTGGAGGGCGTACGCGGCGCCGTAAGCCTCCAGCGCCCACACCTCCATCTCACCGAAGCGCTGGCCACCGAACTGGGCCTTACCACCCAGCGGCTGCTGGGTGATCATCGAGTACGGACCGGTCGAGCGGGCGTGCAGCTTGTCGTCGACCAGGTGGTGCAGCTTGAGGATGTACATGTACCCGATCGAGATCGGGTCCGGGAACGGCTCACCGGAGCGGCCGTCGAACAGCCTCGCCTTACCGGTCGGCTGCACCATGCGCTCGCCGTCCCGGTTCGGGATGGTGTGCTGGAGCAGACCGGCCAGCTCGTCCTCGCGGGCACCGTCGAAGACCGGGGTCGCGACGTTGGTGCCGGGGGCGACGGAGTCGGCGCCGATCGCCTGGAGGCGCTGCGCCCAGTCCTCGGCGAGGCCGGAGACGTCCCAGCCGCGGCTGGCGAGCCAGCCGAGGTGGATCTCCAGGACCTGTCCCGGGTTCATTCGGGACGGGACACCCAGCGGGTTGAGGATGATGTCGACCGGGGTGCCGTCCTCCAGGAACGGCATGTCCTCGATCGGCAGGATCTTGGAGATGACGCCCTTGTTGCCGTGCCGGCCGGCGAGCTTGTCACCGTCGGTGATCTTGCGCTTCTGCGCCACGTACACGCGCACCAGCTGGTTCACACCGGGGGGAAGCTCGTCGCCCTCCTCGCGGTCGAAGACGCGGACGCCGATGACCTTGCCGGTCTCGCCGTGCGGCACCTTCAGCGAGGTGTCACGGACCTCACGGGCCTTCTCACCGAAGATCGCGCGCAGCAGGCGCTCCTCCGGCGTCAGCTCGGTCTCACCCTTGGGCGTGACCTTGCCGACGAGGATGTCACCGGCGATGACCTCGGCACCGATGCGGATGATGCCGCGCTCGTCGAGGTCGGCGAGGACCTCCTCGGAGACGTTCGGGATGTCCCGGGTGATCTCCTCGGGGCCGAGCTTGGTGTCACGGGCGTCGACCTCGTGCTCCTCGATGTGGATCGAGGAGAGGACGTCGTCCTGCACGAGGCGCTGCGACAGGATGATCGCGTCCTCGTAGTTGTGACCCTCCCACGGCATGAACGCGACCAGCAGGTTCTTGCCGAGCGCCATCTCGCCGTTCTGGGTGGCGGGACCGTCGGCGAGCACCTGGCCCGTGATGATCCGGTCGCCCTCGTTGACGATGACCTTCTGGTTGACCGAGGTGCCCTGGTTGGACCGGGAGAACTTGGCCAGGCGGTACGTGATGTACGTGCCGTCGTCGTTGGCGGTGGTGATGTAGTCCGCGGAGACCTCCTGGACCACACCGTCCTTCTCGGCCTTGACCACGTCGCCGGCGTCGACGGCGGAGCGGTACTCCATGCCGGTGCCGACGAGCGGGGACTCGCTCTTGATGAGGGGCACGGCCTGACGCATCATGTTCGCGCCCATGAGGGCACGGTTGGCGTCGTCGTGCTCGAGGAACGGGATCATGGCGGTCGCGACCGACACCATCTGGCGCGGCGAGACGTCCATGTAGTCGACGTCGTCACCGGGGACGTAGTCGACCTCGCCGCCACGACGGCGGACCAGGACCCGGGCCTCCTCGAACCGCATGTCGTCGTTGAGCGTGGCGTTGGCCTGCGCGATGACGAAGCGGTCCTCCTCGTCGGCCGTCAGGTAGTCCACCTCGTCGGTGACCTGACCGTCGACGACCTTGCGGTACGGCGTCTCCACGAAACCGAACGCGTTGACGCGGCCGTAGGAGGCGAGCGAGCCGATCAGACCGATGTTCGGGCCTTCAGGGGTCTCGATCGGGCACATGCGGCCGTAGTGCGAGGGGTGCACGTCACGGACCTCGAAGCCGGCCCGCTCACGGGAGAGACCACCCGGGCCAAGAGCCGACAGACGGCGCTTGTGGGTGAGACCCGACAGCGGGTTGTTCTGGTCCATGAACTGCGACAGCTGGCTGGTGCCGAAGAACTCCTTGATGGAGGCGACGACCGGCCGGATGTTGATCAGGGTCTGCGGCGTGATCGCCTCGACGTCCTGGGTCGTCATGCGCTCACGGACGACGCGCTCCATACGAGCCAGACCCGTGCGGACCTGGTTCTGGATGAGCTCGCCGACGCTGCGCAGACGACGGTTGCCGAAGTGGTCGATGTCGTCGGTCTCGACGACGATCGAGGTGCCGCTGTCACCGGTGGTCTCGGTCTCGCCCGCGTGCAGCTTCACCAGGTACTTGATCGTCGAGATGATGTCCTCGACGGTCAGGATGCCCGCGTCCAGCGGAGCGTCCGCACCCAGCTTCTTGTTGACCTTGTAGCGGCCGACCTTGGCCAGGTCGTAGCGCTTGGGGTTGAAGTAGAGGTTCTCGAGCAGCGTCTGCGCGGCCTCACGCGTGGGCGGCTCGCCCGGACGCAGCTTGCGGTAGATGTCGAGCAGCGCGTCGTCCTGGCCCTGGGTGTGGTCCTTCTCCAGGGTGGCGCGCATCGACTCGTACTCGCCGAACTCCTCGAGGATCTGCTCGGTGGTCCAGCCGAGAGCCTTCAGGAGGACGGTGACGGACTGCTTGCGCTTGCGGTCGATGCGGACACCGACCATGTCGCGCTTGTCGATCTCCATCTCCAGCCAGGCACCCCGGGACGGGATGATCTTGGCGGAGAAGATGTCCTTGTCGGACGTCTTGTCGATGGAGGAGTCGAAGTAGACACCGGGCGAACGGACCAGCTGCGACACCACGACACGCTCGGTGCCGTTGATGACGAAGGTGCCCTTGTTGGTCATGAGCGGGAAGTCGCCCATGAAGACCGTCTGGGACTTGATCTCCCCGGTCTCGTTGTTGGTGAACTCGGCCGTCACGAAGAGCGGGGCGGCGTACGTGAAGTCGCGCTCCTTGCACTCGTCGATGCTGTTCTTCGGCGGTTCGAAACGGTGGTCGCGGAACGTCAGCGACATCGACCCGGAGAAGTCCTCGATCGGAGAGATCTCCTCGAAGATCTCCTCCAGACCGGACTTGGTGGGGACGTCCTGACCGGACTCCAGAGCCGCCTCGACCCGACTCTGCCAGGCGGTGTTCCCGAGCAGCCAGTCAAAGCTCTCGGTCTGCAGCGCGAGCAGGTTGGGAACCTCGAGGGGCTCCTTGATCTTTGCAAAAGAGATGCGCAGCGGGGCGGTGCTGGCGCCGTTGTTCGTATTCGCGGTCGAGGCAGTGCGCGAGGCGGCCAAGAGGGGGTCCTTCCGAGGGCTCGGACTCACTACGCGCTCCCCGGGCCCTCACCCAGGACACAGAGACAGGTCTCTCCGATTTGACCAAAAGGCCAGGTCGGAGATGGTCCGGTCGTCGATGCTGAGGCGAGGGCAGACCCCTGGTGACGGGCAGGGGACAGCTAACAGGCAGCGCAAAGGGTCAGTGTAGCCAGTTGGCGCACTGATGTCCAGCCCTGCTTTTCTGCCCGGTCTTCAAAAACTCTCGCTGCCCTCAACGTCCTCGGCATGGTGCCCTCAACGCACGTTGATACTGCCCTCTTCGTCGCCGATCCATGCCTCGGATTCGGACCGTTCTGGCGACGCGTCCTGAGAATTGCGCGCTGCGTGCGGTTCGTCAAGGCCTCCCTGCCCGAACCCGGGGTTTCGGGAGACACGACGAAGATCACCATACCCCCCGCTCACGGAGGGGCAAGGCAACCGTGACCGCGCCTCCAGGAACGCCGAAGAGCGACCACCCGGATGGATGATCGCTCTTCGGTGCTTACGCGTTACAGGTCCGCGGGGACCTGTGAGGTGTTACTTGACCTCGACCGAGGCGCCGGCGCCCTTGAGGGACTCGGCGGCCTTCTCGGCGGCCTCCTTGGCGACCTTCTCGAGAACGGGCTTCGGGGCGCCGTCCACGAGGTCCTTGGCCTCCTTCAGACCCAGGGAGGTCAGCTCACGCACGACCTTGATGACCTGGATCTTCTTGTCGCCGGCACCGGTGAGGATGACGTCGAACTCGTCCTGCTCCTCAGCGGCCTCGGCACCACCGGCGGCACCGCCGGCGGCCGGGGCGGCAACGGCGACGGCCGCGGCGGCGGTGACGTCGAACTTCTCCTCGAAGGCCTTCACGAACTCGGAGAGCTCGATGAGGGTCATCTCCTCGAACTGCGCGAGCAGGTCTTCCTGGCTGAGCTTCGCCATGAGGGGCGATCCTTCCACTAATTTCGGCAGGTGCCGGATGTATCGAAACGGCGGGCGTACTTAC
Above is a window of Streptomyces griseorubiginosus DNA encoding:
- the rplL gene encoding 50S ribosomal protein L7/L12 produces the protein MAKLSQEDLLAQFEEMTLIELSEFVKAFEEKFDVTAAAAVAVAAPAAGGAAGGAEAAEEQDEFDVILTGAGDKKIQVIKVVRELTSLGLKEAKDLVDGAPKPVLEKVAKEAAEKAAESLKGAGASVEVK